In a single window of the Elaeis guineensis isolate ETL-2024a chromosome 6, EG11, whole genome shotgun sequence genome:
- the LOC105046432 gene encoding transcription factor BHLH089, whose protein sequence is MDPSSLVSQAPLPEVWQFPMVGVPPGGPRVGRMKPGPEASAVGNRDGSLDESTVTEQSGGNWGRRKRRDSASEDESSKLVSTSSGNDLTDSEVKRPKIMKSTNEMGNLKMEAEASSGICNKTVDQNPPPPEPPKQDYIHVRARRGQATDSHSLAERARREKISERMKILQDLVPGCNKVIGKASVLDEIINYIQALQRQVEFLSMKLEAVNSRMNTGIEGFPAKDFGAQTYDTTSSLAFNTQPAREYGQGSATEWLHMQVGGAFERVT, encoded by the exons ATGGATCCGTCTTCGCTGGTATCGCAGGCGCCGCTGCCCGAGGTCTGGCAGTTCCCTATGGTTGGAGTGCCACCAGGGGGGCCGAGGGTTGGGCGGATGAAGCCGGGACCGGAGGCCTCTGCGGTGGGGAACCGTGATGGGTCGCTCGATGAGTCGACGGTCACCGAGCAGAGCGGCGGGAACTgggggaggaggaagaggagggatTCCGCTTCCGAGGATGAGTCGTCCAAGCTCGTCTCCACCAGCAGCGGCAATGACTTG ACTGATTCTGAAGTTAAACGTCCCAAGATCATGAAATCTACTAATGAAATGGGCAATTTAAAAATGGAGGCTGAGGCAAGTTCAGGCATATGCAACAAGACTGTGGATCAAAATCCTCCACCTCCTGAGCCACCCAAACAAGATTATATACACGTGAGAGCAAGAAGAGGTCAAGCAACTGACAGCCACAGCCTCGCAGAGAGA GcaaggagagaaaaaataagcGAAAGAATGAAGATCCTCCAAGATCTGGTCCCTGGATGTAATAAG GTAATTGGCAAAGCATCAGTCCTTGATGAGATTATTAATTACATCCAGGCATTACAGCGTCAGGTTGAG TTCCTATCAATGAAGCTTGAAGCTGTTAATTCCCGCATGAACACTGGCATTGAAGGGTTCCCTGCTAAAGAT TTTGGTGCTCAGACATATGACACAACTTCTAGTTTGGCATTCAACACACAGCCAGCAAGGGAATACGGGCAGGGTTCAGCAACAGAATGGCTTCATATGCAGGTTGGTGGTGCATTTGAAAGAGTGACATAA